In the genome of Fusarium poae strain DAOMC 252244 chromosome 1, whole genome shotgun sequence, the window TCGAGAAGTTGTTTCAGATATCCAGGGTAACCAGTCTTGTCTGCATCTATAAAGACAAGGTCATAAGGCTCAGAGTGGTTGAGCTTGGGGAGACTGCCCAAACATATTAGCATCGTCTATATGAAACCTGTGCTCGGAGCAACTTACGATTCTGAAGCAGAACCAACTATGATCTCCACGTTCTTGACGCCGTTTGCCTCAAAGACTTTGTTGGACAATTCAGCATACTCAGGCTCAAATTCCAACCCGGTAACAAATCCATCGGAACCGACGGCATCTGCCCATACGAGGGCGGAGAATCCGACATAGACACCAATTTCAAGGACTGTTGGCATGTGTTAGTTACCGTTCTCTTGCCCACTTAGACGAATCGAGAGAGGGTTATCGGCTTACCTCTCTTGGTACCAGTGGACTTGACCAGAAATGTGTTATATTGAGATTGGAAGACAGAACTCATATAGTTTGAGTCGTCACGGTTAGCAGAGATGTCTGCATGATAATCGGTGATATACTTGGGCAATGCTGTTGAATGGTGCTCCGCATAGTCTGTCACCCTCTGGCCCAACTGAGGCGAAGTGTAAAGAGGAACGCTATTGTCTTTCATGTTGGAAGTGTATACAAGTGACGATCTGATTGATAACGAGAGAAAACATGGCCAAGAGTCGTTGTTTATATACACAAATgtgttgttgatctcgccATCTTCCCCTCTTGGGGCCCACCAATAGAGCGATCCCATGCGTAGTACGTAGGTATGTACGTTCGGCAACACCCTCGGATTTAAGATACATTAGTACTTATAACAAAAGTCCTTTGAAGTCAGATCGACCTTTAAAAGAGCAGGTCGGCGATATTCACCGTGTATCCGATGTCTATTCCGAAGAAGTTACCACTTTATAGTGACTTTTTGTTGTTATGCACATGAGTAACGAATGAGTGTACATATCTAGTAAAACTAAACGAGTGGACAATCAATTGAAGAACTGTACAGCTGTCTACATCCACAATCCAAGATAGTGAGAACAGCCATCCTCCAATGATCTCATAACAAGAAAAgagcagaaaaagaaagacaagaccaaCTAACATCCTCCTCTCTATCGAACCATtatgtcttgtcttggcaTTCAGCTTCCCTCACAAGTCAAGGGCTGAAGCTCAAAGGAGCATGGCACCAACAATACCGACAACAATGGTGCCGACAATGGAGACTGTGTTGAGGCTGGCTCCGGACTTGGAGACTGTCAAGGGAACTCGAGGAGCCTCCTCAAAGCCCTTGCCCTTGGGCGAAACCTGTTCAGGGTTCACAGGAACTGGAGCAGGGACGGGAACTGGTTTGATCTCCTCAGGCTTGGGCTGGGGAGCCGGGGCTGGGATAGGCTCAACCTTGGGGTActgaggttgaggttgaggagcGGGAATGGGAACTGGTTCAACCTTGGGGTACTGGGGAGCGGGAGCGGGAGCGGGAGCAGGGACAGGGACAGGCTCGACCTTAGGATAATAAGGTTGAGGAGCAGGAACAGGAGCAGGCTCGACCTTAGGATAATAAGGTTGAGGAGCAGGAATAGGGTTAGGCTTGACCTTGGGGTAATGAGGTTGAGGAGCGGGAGCGGGGGCGGGGCAGCCCTTGATCTTGTCGCAAATGTTCTCCTTCTTGGGCTCAACATAGACCTTgggcttctcctccttctggTACTTGATTCTGTCACAAATAGTCTCCTCATGCTTGTGCTGTCCATGGCCCTTGGTGACCTTGCGGCAGATGTCTTCGtacttctcctccttcttaggCTCGACGTAGACCTTGGGGTGTTCCTTCTGGTGCTTGACCCTGTCACAAATGGTCTCTTCGTACTTGTGCTCTCCGTGACCCTTGGTGACCTTGCGGCAGATGTCCTCGtacttctcctccttcttaggCTGCTCCTTGGGCTTCTCGATCTTGGGAGCTTCAGGAGCTTTGGTCTCCTTGGGGACGATGACAGTCACACCCTTGTGTGTGTAGGTCTTGGCACCATGGTACTTGTCATCAGTCTTCTCAGGAGCATACTCGGTAGTCTTGGTCACCTCGCCCTCGTGGTTCTTGCAGTGCCAGCAGCCGGGTTGAGCCCAGTCATCACCACACTTGTTGCAGGGCTTGCGATCACACTTATCACCATAGCAGCCGGGCTTGACCACGGGCTCATGGATCTTAGTGTAGGTGTGATACTTGGTGATGGGCTCGTGGACGTAGTCGTACTTCTTACCATCAACAATGGTGGGCTTCTTGTAGTCGTAGACATCATAGTGGTCGTCATGATGCTTGTGGTGTCCTGTGATAGTAGGTTTGTAGTGATCATAAGTCTTGTGTGTTTTGGGATCATCCTTATAGTCGTGATGTTCCTTGTTGTATCCATGGTTGTAATGCTTGTTCTTGTCGTGCTCGTACTCCTTCTTGTTCTCCTTGACCGCGGtcgtctcctcctcctcctcctcctcttcctcttcctcttcagtcTTCAACTTTTCCTTCaggagcttgagcttctcgtAGTCTGCCTCGGactgcttcttctcttcctccttcttatCATCATCCCAAGTATTAAGAAGGGGATCGACGTCCTGAAATTTGTGCTCATGCTTGCCAACATCGGTCTCAGCCTCGCTCTGCCAGGAGAAGCGGTTGGCCTGGGCAAGACCGTTGACAATGGCCATGACGGCCAAGACGTTGCGCTTCATGATGAATGCCAAAGATAGTACAAGGAGATTGACTTGATGCAGATGAACTATGCCTGAACTTTATTGCAAGTCAGAAGAAGCTGGAAAGAAAGTCTGAAGGATAGACAAACATCTGGAGAACGCGGTTGATTTATACTTGCGGTTTTGCAACATCTTGATGGCTGATGGATGAGAATACATTACGCCGCTCGCTCACATGCAAATGTTGCCCTCAGTTGAGGCAATAGGAGACACCGATTGCCTCAGAGACCTGACACCAACTCACCATAAATTCCTTTGCATCGTGATATCGCATGATGAAACGACTTGATAATGAGACGATGGCACAGTTAGGCTTGAGAGGCGACctctctccatcttcatgAATACATCATGCGCATCATCACCGGATAAAACGCCCGACAAAGTTTGTCAGCGCCCATGACAACGGTGCGGGCAGGTCAGGTATTCGCAGGCAATAGGAGAGTGGCTCACAAAAGACACAGGAATGACAGTGTTGAGGAAACGCTGGTACCCAAAATCCAATTGATGTTTCGATGCTACCGCTGAAAGACCGAGCATTACGTCCGCCAGCTGCGCGACCCACAATGCTCGCTATTAACTTGCACAATCTTAACCCCTTCTTTTATTTTGCAATACCTCCCATTCTCTTTTATGCCGAAAATTGCCTTATCCGAACGCCCCTGATATCAGCGGTGCAAGTCAGGCCCGCGGTAGTTATTCCGTCTCTGCTTCTCCACCGTAGCTTATTCCTATTCCTCCGGGATACCTGAGAATAGACCGAAACGCATTCGGTGGCTCTGCGGAAAGTCAGTAATAAGTTCCAAGTGAAACATATTGGTTGCGTAATAGAGGAGAAGCGCTTTGGATTCAAGGCGGGACCCAATAGAAACAAAGGGGAGTGGTAACGCACAAAAGGTAGCTTAGGGATGACGACTCCCAAGACAGCCAGCAAGTTAATGGTAAAGTATGTCAAGTCGTAATGTGTGTAGTGAGTGCTGACAAGGAAAAGGGCGATTGGGACACTGAGAAGGAACTTCTTGGTTGGTGTGTATTGTGCCCCGTTATCAATCTGCTCCCACATGTTGAGGTTGTCGAAAGCGCCACTGTTGAAATCGAAGGGAACACCACGGACATGATGGAACATGATGTAGGAGCCAAACATGTAGGACATGTTTGTAAGGGTCCATGAGGTCTCCTGCGAGACACCAGGGATCGCGTCGAAGATAATTTTGGCAGCGAGAATCAAGACAATATGGATAGTCCAGGCACCTGTATGATTTGGCAGTTCAGGTCAGCATGCGAGTTTTTGAGGTTTGGTTGGTGCAATCTGCACTGCGATAAGAGAAGTGATGTACCTTTGGCATTTGTCCAGTTGGCGTTGAGATTAGGCAGGGCAGCCTGATCACTGATTTGCTCGAGAGTCTCAGGAGGCTCGTGGTAAACTTGGAGGATACTGCTAGATCTCCTCCTTCGAGCACCAGCAGCTCCTTCTCCTGTGTTTCGCTCGGGCATGTTGAGATAGATGCTACCCCGGCGCGGAGGTTTGTTCGCCGCGTCGTAGGAGACGGTGCGCTGAAGTAGAATTGGGGAAGACAGCTTGGCGGTATTGATGGGGTGAGAATGAAAAATAAGCGTCAGTCGAACGGATGGAAGGGGTCGATCGACGGGTTTGAGGCTGAGGCCAACGGATGCTCAGGGTTCGAGCGTTGTCGGCGGAAGATAGACAGATAGTATTTCTTGTTGAATTGGGGCTGAAAGAAGAGTCGTAGTTGGATGTTTCCCCCTAATGATGTCACGGGATGGCGTCCGGGGGCAAATGCAAGGGCAAAGAGAGCGACTTTGTTTGTATGTTTGATACTGTATAATGTGAACAGAAGTTGTCAGTCAGACGTGGTAACGGCGCAAGCCAGTATCAGTTAATGAAGATGGATTTGAAGTGATGTAACTGGAAAAAGTAGGTATCAAGAAGAAAATCAATGTGGAAGGACTGTACGAGATGAGAGGGGATGGGAAGCCGAACCGGAATATTCAATGTCCCTCGTGAGATGGTGAAGGAGCCACTCTCATGAGAAAGGAGCCGACAGAAGGATGGAACAGCCAATCGACAGAAAGGGACACGCAATGCAACCTGGACAAGCTAGGGGGTAACAAAATACGTCTGACGCAGACCTATAGTATTACTGTGGTCCCGCGTCAGACGTTTTTTGATACCCCGAGGACAAGCAACGGGGATTAGGCGGAAGAAGTGGAGCCTGGTGCTGAAATTAGCGACTGTAGCGGGTGAGCTTGCAGCGGTAGTTTGCTGGAAGCATGGTTAGTCCGGGGATTTATTCAGGGGACCTCCAAGGGATAGATTGGTAGTGTAGGGTATTTGTTCAGGGGCATTTGACTTTGGTCCATTCCATATTATTAGGGGACCTGGCCTAAGCAGGCATCAGACTTACCTGACTTTTTATGGTATTACCAACTATAGAAATATGTGTCTCGTGATGTTTGAAAATGAAGCCAGAGCTTGATCTGAGCAAGGATTCACGTGTTGTATTGAGATCCAGAGATGGTAGAAGAGGCCGAGAATTGGCCAGAACGAGGCTAGTTGTAGTCAGGGTGTTGCTTGCACATACACATACGACTGTAACGCCAAGGTCATCCAGAACAATCTCGACGGTTTACTTTTAGCTATCCGTACATGTGATCGGCAATTGGAACGAACAGCAAACGTTGTATCGCACGGTCTGGTATCTGCAAGTAATGATGGTCTGCAGTTTTGTCTTGGTTTGAGTCAAGCAATAACAACTGATGCCAAAATAATCAATCGTGTTTTGTTGTAAAATGATTGTTGTGATTGGACAAACGATAAGAAGCGAGATCTGTAAAAAGATTGGGCCGGGATGTCGCAACGAGATTGCTATCCGATATATGTATCTCTGTCCTACCCGAAATGAGAAAGCAAAAGACCCATGACAATCTCAAGATGGCGTGGAATGACATGTTAAAGCTAGACCGACTTATCTTCAGCCACCTTTTGCCATTCATTGTCCACGAGTATGAAGACGAAATAGAAAGATGAGACGCCTGATGTAGACCCACGATGTCTTGACCAACGCGTGGAATCGACTCGTAAAACGACTGACATGAGGTGTTGCTTGAATAGTACCTAGCAGCTGTTGCTCAGATTAGTCAGCGGTAAATCACTACGGGCTAATCTTCGGCTTGTCAACTGACACCTACCAACCTTTTCCCCTGTAGCGAACTCTCCCTGATTGGCTAGCAGAGGAATTTTCTCCCAAGCCTGGTCTTTGAACTTATCGATATCATCACAGCTTTCATTTCGCGTCTCCTTGATACGAACGAGAAGCATCGTCGCATCTCGTTTCAGCAAAAAAGCTTGACTTTTTACTACTGAGTACTGAATCAGTCAGAGAGCCCTGGATTGCTTTTGcagctttgctttgcttttcaATCTCCTGCCTGAATTTTACTCACATGACTTCATAGGTACGTTTGTTCATTGTACGTATTTTTCAGTCACCTCAAGGAGATCAAACCAACGCAGGTGAGAACTTGACTGGTAAAATGCACGCGCTCACCCTGGAATTACTGGTGGACATTGTTGATTGAGATCGTTGACTAGGGTACTTAATCACGGACAAGTGTTATTGAGATTGCCAAGTGGCTTTGAATCGAAGAACTCCAGATCTTGCTTTATTGATCGGGAGTACTCGGTATTTCgacaaagaaaataagtTACCCTGCGACTCCATCATCTCGCGTTCCtgaagaaaacaaagaaacTATCAGCGCTTCTACAAATTCATCCATTGTTGTTCTCCCAAGATGGCAACTGAAGACCCAGGAGACGTCATCTATCTGTccagcgatgatgaagaagaggttgTAGCTCCAGCCACCAAGAAGAGGTCTCTCGAGGAAACATCCGACGCGAAGGAAACTTCTTCAGCTCCCGAGTCTAAGCGCTCGAGAAAGAATGGTCCTGTCACACGCTCTTCCGCGACCAAAAAATCACTAGATGAAGACCAGAAATCTTCGAATGGCTCGTTGAACACTGGTGGATCTTCCACCGGGGATTCCGCACTTGGAGGTACGGATAATATTCCTGACTTTAAGCATTTGGAATGGAGCTTCAAGTTGCCCGACACTTCCGAGAGCAAAAGCGGCTCCTGGCTCAAAAGATTCAAAGTCTGGGTCAAAGCATTTGTGCAAATGAATTCAACCATAAGTCAAGGTATCGACGCGCATGTGGCTGAGTCTGCTTACGCTTGGTACATTGATCACATGGGAGGAATGAAgccgaagaagaaaaagagtgCCAAGCAAGTCGCGAAAGAGTTTGAAAGCACCGGCGAACTCGGTGCTTTCCTCCAAAGTCTCCTACCCAAGGGGCCTGGACCTAATCAGTCAACCCTGGACAGTTGGGTGACAAAGGAGCCGAAAAAGGAACCCGTCCACAAAGGCAAACGCTCTCGCGGTTCTAGTGTAAGCGAGGGAGAGATCGATGAAGACGAGTCTGAAAGCGAAGCTGAATACGAACCAACACTTGGCACAAGTGAAAGAAAGGGAGGAGAGTCCAGTGAAGCCAATGGCGACTCGGCATCTAAAGTTTCAAATCATCAGAGTTTGCCGATAATCGAAACGCACAGAAAAGTTCCCACCGGAAACGATGCGTTGGAACAACAGCGGAGATACTTCCCATCAGCCAGTGACCCTGCCCAAATGTGTCTTCTCTGCGGCTTGAACACACACTTGGCGCCCAGCTGTCCGACGCTTGTCTGCTCATCATGTGGAAGTCTAGACCACTCGATTATATGCTGCCCTGAGAAGGAAAGGTGCAGGAAATGTCGCCAGGTTGGCCATCAAGCAAGCGGCTGCACTGAGAAGCTGGCGTTGACCAAAGAGGAAGGACTTGCTTGTGTGTTCTGCAATTCAACAGATCACCTTGAAGAGGAGTGCATAGAAGTGTGGCGATCGTTCCGCCCAGATGTGTCTACGGTCAGAAAGGTCGCGTTCATTCCTGCGTCGTGTTCTGTGTGTGGAAGTGATGGGCACTTTTCCTCGGATTGCAAGACTCAGCGCACCGAGCTGTCTAACCCTACCTGGTCTGTGAAGAACCGCGACCAATACATCGACCCTAATTGTGGTATGGCAACGATCGAGGAGGCGATAGGAGGAAATACAACCGGCAGATCCGCAAAGGCTCCTGAGCTCAGGATCCGCGGCCACGCTGCGCGGACTACAAACGTACACTACTCTGAGAGCGACGACTCGGAGATGGAATTTTTAGGGCATAAACGCGTTCAGAAACCAGCCGTCGGACAAATTCGAATGGCCAGTAACATTCAGATGCCAAACACGCAAAACGGCCGGCCACGAAGGAACCCCAGGCAGAACGGACAAGTCCAGCCTCCCCTCCCTCCTGGACCCCCTCCTCCTGGGCCACCACCGTCTATGCGAGGGTTAGGTTCATTCTCGTCACTCCCACGAAAGCCTCCTCCACGAGACTTCAGAAATGTCCCCCCACCATCTCCCCCTCGAGGCCCGCAGGGACAGGGGAGATCGCACGGCAATAACGCACCTCCATCTTCTAAGCCAAGAGGGGGTGGGCGTGGCGGCCGAGGTGGACggggaggaggaggtcgTGGAAGGGGAAGGGGCAGGGGCAAATAGAGAGCTCCTGTTTGGTTAGTACATCGAGGAAGTACACAGCATTGGTTGGCGTAGGGCTAGAGTTGATGGTGCATTGATATACCCTCGGAGCTGAGTGGCTCTGGGAACTGGTTGGCGCATGAAAGCCGAGCTGTCTGCCCTGAGCGGGACTCATCCAGACTTGGCGAAAAGGATCGTAGACTTTGATACCCACCACTTATTGCTATATTCAATTTAGTTGATATGGGCCGTTTGAAACGAAACACAAGGTGACAAGATTGAAACATTGTAGATGATGGAGTCAAGTGTCTTTGAGACATGGTGATTCTTGTAATGAGTGACGATTTCACCTGTACCAGGGCTCGAGGCAACTCGAGTGGACGAACGAGTCGTAGAGAAGGTCCGTATCTATTGGTTTAATCTAGATGCACACCTGCACGAAGACTTGCTTGCAAGGGTCACGCGTGGGTTGAGACAAACTATACAACGGTTGGAGAACTGATGGTCGCTGAGCACATATGTCAGATTTGCTACGACTCCAGAGTTTGATTATGAGCAAACATCTTTCCCATCACGCAATATTTACAACATAATAGAAGGCAAACTATCTTGTTGGCGTCTCTCGACAGAGAAGGCGAGATTTACCACATGAAAACCACCAGTTAAACAATGAGTGACATTTACTCCTTAACTATGTAGTAGACTAGTGACAAGGGCCTTGGTGTGACAAAGTCTCGCGACAATGCAGCGTCACATCCGAGAAAGAAGCAAAATGCATTAACAGCCAGTGCCTTATACTCTAGCGTGAGCACGGATGGATCCATCGCCACGAGTTTGGACGCGGCAGAAGCGTCTTGCAGCCATAGAGTCATAGATGCAAAGGGCCGGATGAGAACGAGCTAACTACCTAGGCTATGTTGCGCTGTAGGGGTGGGGAAATAAGAAGCTTAATAGGGATGCATGTTTTAGGGTTGAGGCTTTTACATCCTCTTGATTATGACAGGACCTTTATGAGAGCAAGGTTGTACCAACAGGGATATGATGggttggatggatggatggctggCATTGAATGGCAGAGACTAGTATAGTTTGTGACTCTTCGCAGTGTCCAGTTGGCAAGTGGAACGTGGATGAGCCTGTTGAATGAGTCCAAGTTTCAATGAGGGACGTTTGATAACCTATAGAGGCATTGTTTGCACTGACGAAGTCGAGTACAACAATATTTTAGACTCTCATAAAGTGTAGTGTTCTTTTCGTCCCGTCCCGTTTTACTCTGACTCTTAGTTGTCGTTGACTAACACGACAGTTTAGAAGTTGGAATATAGTAAGACGCAGCCTATCACAGCGCGACAAGTGCCGTCGAAACAACGCGTCTGCCGCGTTGTTGGACACAACAATGATTGGATAGAAACTATATGCATGTTTCCTGGGCGTGGGACCATGGATGGAGAAGCGCTATCGATAGACATCCGATGGAAGAGGTACTTGGATAGTACCTGGGAAGGGGATCCGGGAGGCCTGAACCGAATGGGTCAAGAAAGAGTCGATACACGTGGCGAGGCTGGAAATAGACAGCATCTGCATTGAAATAGTTTGCAGTTGGTCTCTTGAGTGGTTGTAGACCTTGAGGCCATACAAGTACCAGTCAAGTACACCGCCACGATGCCCCTCGCGGCAGATCTGCATTGACAAGGATATATAAACCAAGACAACCAATCAAGATACGAGCGCAACGCGTCTTTGGTCTTTCTTCCAACGCGCACAAAAAGTCTCCACGATCTTAGTTAGACAAGACAGGGTCTTTGAAACTCTGAGTCACTGACAGCCAGTCGTTGTTAGTCGAGGGTGACCATCTCGCGATAGCACCTGCAGCCGACCTACCTTAGGGTCAGGAGTTAGAGAGAGGTACAGCATGAGAAGAAACGGGGCGGGGGGAGGAAAAAAGCGAATTTTCACTTTTCTCGGTCTGATTTATTACTGAATTAGACAAAGGGAGCGAGGCTGATCTTGTATCTAGACTATAGTCAAAGTAGATATATCTCGACCGCCCGGGCCTGGTGCTCGTGGCCTGTCTCAAACCATTTGCCTTTCTTGATACTGCCTATAATTGAACAATCTATCTGAATACTATCTTGACTTGTATCACATCTATCATACCTACACATTTCGAAACAATTATCAAACATTCAGAGGCCAAAGCCCTCCCAGACATGAGATTACAATGGCATCCTCAACAGAACAACTCTTTCTTGCCATCTTAAGAAGCGATCACATCAAAGACTCTCTCTTCCCTCACCTCTCAACCACCGACCTCTGCAACATCCGCCAGTCTTCATCAGCTTGCTGCAATCTCCTCACCAAGCGTCTCTTCACTCGCATCCACGTCTCTTTCTCCGCCTCAACATTTACCAAGTCAGCACGAGTTGCTGCTCTGGCGCGTATTGGACACCACATTGAGCATCTCACTTTCTACTTCCCTCACTCAGATGCCACTTTCCTTCCTCCTCTGGTTCACCCCGTCTCTGGTAACGAGATATGTTTTCTGTACACTCCTCATACGAGCATGGGTTCCGTGCTTTCAAGACCCAAGTACGCCAACGCTGAACTTGGAGATATCCTTACCCAGCAGTATCCCCCTCTATTTCATGCTGCCACCAATGTCCCTAGCTTCATCAATGCCATGCGCCACTTGACCAAGATGCGCCATCTCACTATCAGATGTCCTGGACAAGACCCAAGAGAGAGATATCGTCGTGATATTGTCGACTATGCTCTTATCAGCTTGCGTATCTCTCTTGAGCGTGCCCCCTTAGACAAACTTCACAAGCTATCACTCTCTCAATTGCATCCCGCTGCCTTTAATTATCTCCGTCATGTCAATGGCTTCGGAACTGTTCCCTCTGCTGGACGTCGCTGGCGACAGATCAACAAGCTCTCCGTCTCAGTGGACGCCTGGGACTTTTACGGCACATCGCCTGGCCGTGACCATCTTAAAGTCATGGATGAATACATTCGCGCCTTTGCTCCCAATCTTGAAAAGTTTGCCTTTACATGGCTTGGCCGCAAGGGCCCTTGTCCAGTTGCCCTAGCTGCTGATCCTATCTTCGCACCACCCCGTGCCTCAAGGAAACTCTTCCACGAGGTTACTTCCCCTATGTCTCCCCTGCCTGAGACACCCGGCAAGGGTGCCATTTACTTCCCCAAGCTGCGATACCTTCAAGTTCGCAATGCTACTATGAACGCGCCTCAGCTCAGCAACTTGATCAACTCTCATCGCCCGACAGTCAAGGAGTTTGACTTTGAGAGTGTTGTTCTTGCTGATAACGGAAACTGGGACGACGTTCTTGCTCCTATCGATACTGACGATTCGTGGTCTCGAAGCAATAGCATGGCCGCTCAGTCAGAGTATAGTCTGGTCACAAGCCCCAGCTCTGAGCATCTTCCCAGTCCAAGTGCTGCTGTCACTGCCGCTAGTCGCGAGCTCTTGGATTTTGACCTCGGTGGCTTCCCCTTTGGTGACATTGAGAATGAAGTCATTGACGATTTCCAACCTCACGATGTTTTTA includes:
- a CDS encoding hypothetical protein (TransMembrane:2 (i204-220o226-244i)~BUSCO:49923at5125) encodes the protein MLLVRIKETRNESCDDIDKFKDQAWEKIPLLANQGEFATGEKLLGTIQATPHRTVSYDAANKPPRRGSIYLNMPERNTGEGAAGARRRRSSSILQVYHEPPETLEQISDQAALPNLNANWTNAKGAWTIHIVLILAAKIIFDAIPGVSQETSWTLTNMSYMFGSYIMFHHVRGVPFDFNSGAFDNLNMWEQIDNGAQYTPTKKFLLSVPIALFLVSTHYTHYDLTYFTINLLAVLGVVIPKLPFSHRMRFGLFSGIPEE
- a CDS encoding hypothetical protein (BUSCO:21318at5125) — protein: MASSTEQLFLAILRSDHIKDSLFPHLSTTDLCNIRQSSSACCNLLTKRLFTRIHVSFSASTFTKSARVAALARIGHHIEHLTFYFPHSDATFLPPLVHPVSGNEICFLYTPHTSMGSVLSRPKYANAELGDILTQQYPPLFHAATNVPSFINAMRHLTKMRHLTIRCPGQDPRERYRRDIVDYALISLRISLERAPLDKLHKLSLSQLHPAAFNYLRHVNGFGTVPSAGRRWRQINKLSVSVDAWDFYGTSPGRDHLKVMDEYIRAFAPNLEKFAFTWLGRKGPCPVALAADPIFAPPRASRKLFHEVTSPMSPLPETPGKGAIYFPKLRYLQVRNATMNAPQLSNLINSHRPTVKEFDFESVVLADNGNWDDVLAPIDTDDSWSRSNSMAAQSEYSLVTSPSSEHLPSPSAAVTAASRELLDFDLGGFPFGDIENEVIDDFQPHDVFINDDVFAPVDESDAGFSTKLRKKRSRRRRRKHRSSDHDTPETPSPSPKSSLRSLTRRHKSKRQPSVEEESLRPCTPVPNITAPLLINDPQPVLLQPTTYDPTARRSNSRDPDEGISPVQRNIEQEEAHRLLAEDAAARVSALQKAKAAVLSKLSREFCQSKKPRVGEANACRFLAGRDLGTAFGPNMVMEDRRALESRSVLVPLMFSRS
- a CDS encoding hypothetical protein (TransMembrane:1 (n5-12c18/19o500-520i)) → MKRNVLAVMAIVNGLAQANRFSWQSEAETDVGKHEHKFQDVDPLLNTWDDDKKEEEKKQSEADYEKLKLLKEKLKTEEEEEEEEEEEETTAVKENKKEYEHDKNKHYNHGYNKEHHDYKDDPKTHKTYDHYKPTITGHHKHHDDHYDVYDYKKPTIVDGKKYDYVHEPITKYHTYTKIHEPVVKPGCYGDKCDRKPCNKCGDDWAQPGCWHCKNHEGEVTKTTEYAPEKTDDKYHGAKTYTHKGVTVIVPKETKAPEAPKIEKPKEQPKKEEKYEDICRKVTKGHGEHKYEETICDRVKHQKEHPKVYVEPKKEEKYEDICRKVTKGHGQHKHEETICDRIKYQKEEKPKVYVEPKKENICDKIKGCPAPAPAPQPHYPKVKPNPIPAPQPYYPKVEPAPVPAPQPYYPKVEPVPVPAPAPAPAPQYPKVEPVPIPAPQPQPQYPKVEPIPAPAPQPKPEEIKPVPVPAPVPVNPEQVSPKGKGFEEAPRVPLTVSKSGASLNTVSIVGTIVVGIVGAMLL